From a single Miscanthus floridulus cultivar M001 chromosome 8, ASM1932011v1, whole genome shotgun sequence genomic region:
- the LOC136472390 gene encoding uncharacterized protein, which produces MECEPEELQFLGVLGIYRFSAEILRGQHRPLLARIAAAFVLPLSALFLLHIAISHALFTHIDSDDTALDASSPGTDTQRRLLSRLASDWLSLLLFKSAYLLALLLLSLLSVAASVFSVASVYSAKRDALTFPRVLSVVPRVWRRLAATFLAAFALLFAYHAVAVLVFVALLIAADNGFRLAGLVAFLVAVAYIVGLVYLSVVWHLASVVSVLEDFKGFAAMRKSKDLIKGKLVTAGVIFFTLNLVFAVVELGFRAWVVKGSGVGSRLLLGLLMLVALCCVVMFALVTQTVVYLVCKSYHHESLDKANISDHLEVYLGDYVPLKATDVQMEQFQV; this is translated from the coding sequence ATGGAGTGCGAGCCGGAGGAGCTGCAGTTCCTAGGCGTCCTGGGCATCTACCGCTTCTCGGCCGAGATCCTCCGCGGCCAGCACCGCCCGCTCTTGGCGCGCATCGCGGCGGCCTTCGTGCTGCCCCTCTCGGCGCTCTTCCTCCTCCACATCGCCATCTCGCACGCGCTCTTCACCCACATCGACTCCGACGACACCGCCCTCGACGCCTCGTCCCCGGGCACCGACACGCAGCGGCGCCTGCTGTCCCGCCTCGCCTCCGACTGGCTCTCCCTGCTCCTCTTCAAGTCCGCCTACCTcctggcgctcctcctcctctcgcTCCTCTCCGTTGCCGCCTCCGTCTTCTCCGTCGCCTCCGTCTACTCCGCCAAGCGCGACGCGCTCACCTTCCCGCGGGTGCTCTCCGTCGTGCCCCGCGTCTGGCGGAGGCTCGCCGCCACGTTCCTCGCCGCCTTCGCGCTCCTCTTCGCCTACCACGCCGTCGCCGTCCTCGTCTTCGTCGCGCTCCTCATCGCCGCAGACAACGGGTTCAGGCTCGCCGGGCTCGTCGCGTTCCTCGTCGCCGTCGCGTACATCGTGGGGCTCGTGTACCTCAGCGTGGTGTGGCACCTCGCGAGCGTGGTGTCCGTGCTCGAGGACTTCAAGGGCTTCGCCGCCATGCGCAAGAGCAAGGACCTCATTAAAGGGAAGCTTGTAACCGCCGGGGTCATCTTCTTCACGCTCAACCTCGTcttcgccgtcgtcgagctcggattCCGCGCCTGGGTCGTCAAGGGATCCGGAGTGGGCTCCAGGCTTTTGCTTGGCCTCCTCATGCTCGTCGCACTGTGCTGTGTCGTCATGTTCGCGCTCGTCACCCAGACCGTCGTCTACCTCGTCTGCAAGAGCTACCACCATGAGAGCCTCGACAAGGCCaacatctccgaccacctcgaggTCTACCTCGGCGACTACGTCCCACTCAAGGCCACCGACGTGCAGATGGAGCAGTTCCAGGTCTGA